ATGGGGTCAAATCATATTAATTCTTTGGGGGAAATGTTATAAACCAGGTTTAAAAAAAGGATCATAAACTATTTTCAAGATCGGTCCAGACAACCCCAATAGTTTAAGTAATTATGTCAGCTAATCAAACAACTTCTTAGAAGCTAGTAATTATTATAACATCCTCAGTTGAAGGACGTTTGGTGTCAGGTGAAAACACATTACTATTTCATCATGTGAAAACATGGCTTATAGATtgagttattttccttttttcacccTTTTCATTCTTTGTGTAAGTTCTGATGAATACTAGCTAGAATTTTTATTCCaaagtttaaaaatgagaatccattttgatttctgtattttacagataaagaaactaacATAGAGTATAATTAAAAGCCATGGTCAAATCGTTCAGGTAACAGAAAACAAACCAGTACATTTGCTTGGAACTATtttttaccaaaataaaatatttttatgaacacATCCACATTTATCAATATGCAGAATCAATTTCTGCCTTAAATGTACAGACAATTGTCAATAAAACTGCTATTTTAAAAACCTAGTCAAATAGATATATTTCTAATCAGAAAAAAACGAAGCACAAGAAACTACTATTTTTTcttaacttaaaagaaaaaaaaagaaccgagtcttgctatgtagtccagactagcTTAGAACTGACTTTATagcccttgaactcactatcctcctacctcagcctgccTAGGATTGGagttacagacatgtgccaccaagcccagttctttttaaatgttttctttgcaTCAAACTTTTCTCATCATTTGGGCAATTATCTCTTGTTAACTTGACATTTATCGATTTTTCATTCACAGGTGTCTAtgctgtgtggttttttttttatatagtaaCTATCTTTTATATTGTGCCACTATACTTTGGTGCTTTTAATTCAGTTCAATAAAgtaaacatttattcatttaattgacTTTTACTATAATATGCCAAGGACAGGAAAGAAGGTGATTCAGTGCTTAAAGGTGGATAAATAATTGTGATTTAATGCAATATTTCTAAAAACAATGTTTGTGTGTGATGTTGTAGGGTATGGGGAGAGAATAATTTATTTTGCTGAAAGAAAATCAGTCAAGGCCTCACAGAGTAAATGCTTTTGTCAACCATACAGCTCAGATCTATCCCGCAGGCTCCATCCCTGATCACTAATTAGAATTTGCGATGACTATGGGTGTTAGCTTCTGGACTCCTAGGAATCTACAAGCCTGAATCCAGTATTTTCCCCACATAACTACTTAGTTTCTTCTAGTATAtaaatttcaaagatttttttaattgttggttTCCACTCTTCTAAATccaaccctcaaaaaaaaaaaagcagttagtTTAGCCATTCCATAATGAATGCAAGTTATgtgtaattttattaaataaagagtaataagtaaataatttaatGGATTATTTAGAAGGTTTTTGTTGTGTTTCAGAAACGTCCCTTGCAAATCTTCTGTGTGTGGAATAGCCTATATTGCAGTTCTGACCTTAGGAATATGGGGAAAATGTGGAAGAGGTAAATTGGCCTACgcaatttaaatttttagtaCCTACTGACTACGGCATAAGATcaatattaaaatgaatgaaaattagaTTATGTGAAGactcttttgtattttattccatTACTATCAAATGATTTGCtaggaaagtaaaaaaaatagtaagatgaCTGATTGATTCAACTACTACAGTGACAAGCACAGTTGCTTTGGAAGGTGCTCACTGCTAGTAACTCTTTACTTCTCTGAATAAGTTCTGTTTTCCCTTAGCAAACGTATCTCTATATAAGAATAGCATAACTCCCAAAGGATTCCATTGTTTATTTAATGCtaaaggggatttttttttttcagttcaaactcatttcccttttattaaaGTCCAAGTTACCATTACATGGTTTGATACTCAATAAAGGAAAATTTGTTCGAATAAGGTAATTTGTTATATCAGCATTTCCAGGTGATGGTGTACAATCAAGTAACAATATCAGTAAGTCTGTAGGAAGCCCATCTATGGGGGTTTACACTTTGTCAAGGcccagttcctctggagtggagattCCCAGTTCGTTTAAAGTTGGTCTAAGTTCCTGGATGACATATGGGTAGATTTCCTTATGAGGTCCTGCTTTGTCCTTAACAACTTCTAGGATGCGAACAGCACTAGCAAAATCATTTAACCGTCTGCAAGCCCGCAAAGCAGCATCAATGATTTTGGGTTCTGGAACCAGATCATAGCCAACAAGAGTGTTCATCCCCTAAAGgggatttttaaagattaaatccTATAGAATGTACTTTAAGTTGAGCCAAAAGAGTATTAGTGAATTAAATAACTAGTTCAAGGCATAGTTTTCTGATCtttttacttagaaaaataaatgtcttaattttagaatttcagaACATAATAATAGTAACATGAAGGGAACTTATCATGAATGATGCTATTTTAATGAATGCCAAGGGAATTGTGCTTAATGTTCCAAACACTCCTCTAGATTATGAAGAACATACATATGGCAAAGCCAGTCGGAACAATCCTTAATATACAGAATGTTTATTGCACTcaaacattttttcttcaaaGACAAATTGTATATAAAATTTCACTCTAAATAGTTATCTACAGTGTAGTCTGTGTGATGTGCTAGGAAGTGAGCTCATAAAACTGAATTCATTAGACTGCAATTAGTTCTATTAAATATCTAAATCATCTTTCACGGGatgcttttatgttatttttgaagTGTTACATATATAGTGTCTGTAACTTGTTAGTaactataaattaaattataaaaacctTTAGGTTTTTGAAGTTTAACAATTGTTCTGAATTCTAGTTAAGAGACAACAAAATCTAGTCTGGGAAACGTGTTAGTTTATAAAAACAGTTAATGTACTTTCCATTTCATGGGGTCCTGAAATTTCACACTTAGGATTAGTGTAAAATATTGACATTCACATTTCTGAATGGAACAAAAAAGGAGCAAGATGGAATGGTGATGGCAAAGAACTGGACGGTTGGACAGTGTCTAGAAAGATTGAGAAATACTTATCTCCATCTGCCAGCTGGAAACTCTAAGTTCACAAGGTATCATGCTAGCAGAAATCCAAGCTTGGGATGGTCTCTGCTACTTTTTTTCAGGTTAGTACTCCCCcacctcttccttttcccttacTTTCCAAGGATCTGTGAAAATTTTTGGATTAAAATGTctgcataataaaatattttaagatagtaATCATAAGGAGAGAGGATGCATTTTACTACGTTGTTGAATTTTCCATTGAATAcaaaattttctataaattaatTCTCCCGAAAATCCTGCCTTGAAAACATTtatgttagaaaaaaaagaaaaaaaaaggtagataTAGACTAAAAGTTAAATTTGGATCTAATATAGTACACTTATAATGAAATGAAGCAGTTCTAAGGAGATAAGGCTTGACCTGAATAATTTATCATTCCTACAAACTATGTAGGGAAAAGTAGATCTTAAATTTCTCCATGCCATTAGAACAGATCACAGGTGACCCTGGTGGGAGAGCAAGCAAAGAGCAGTTATTTCAGGGCCCTCAgtaaaccacaaagaaaataatgtattctTATCCTTATTTTATTCTTCCTCTCCATGTCTATGTCTTCCTGCTTTCCTTCTCTACTTAAGTTTTACATTACATATGACATATACATATGAGATGAGACAATGAAAATGACAAGACTAGGAAAGGAAAAATCTCACATTAATTTATCTTGGATTATGAATTGTTCACTTACACAATACTATAGAGTTCTATTAGCTTACCAAAATGCAGAAATAAGGTTACATTTAACTTACTACCACATCTGACAACCTAACCTAGGTTTCAAAGTAGGTCTTTAGtccaataaattgaaaattttgGAGTGTAAGAAAAATTCAGATGTGGCACAAAGGTTCTCTTTCAAAAGATCCTTTGAAGCTTTTCATAAAAGCAGCTCTTTGCCTGTGATTCAGTTTTAGGACTTCCATGAATCCCTTGAATAATCAAAGACTTGTTTTTGCATGACTGCATGTGTGGCCTTCTATGAACGATCCAGTAACTTACTGAtgagaattgttttaaaaatcaaagtagctcaagattatttttttcaaatcattATGCAATTGAAAGTTATCTATTGTAGTATATTTGTATTTGGCTACTGTAAGGGATGGCGAGGTAAAAACAAATCCACTATAAGTCATTCTCACCTCTCTCTAGAGTCATAGTGCTGCAGACAAGATACAAATCTGCTCAGGAATACCAATATCATTTTTAATGCATGAAAGGCATCCATTCTATCCACCTGTCACTTGTTATAAAATTCCCAAATGTCAAATTTCTTACCAAAGCAAACTCTGATGCATCTAGCACTTAAACTATTTCATTATGAGGGAAAGCCACCATTTAGAAATAAGAGTACCCGTTAGTAATAAATTATGTACAAGTCACTCCAGCACAATGCATTTtaatcatttcaatatttttatcctCATAAAAAATGTCAGAAATAAGGCATGAAAGGCTATTAACTGAATCATTCACACATCAAATAGATGTTGAtgtcagtttgctctttcaatgGAAATAATGAACAACACATTTATGTATAACTGGTAATTATGATAATACACATTCATTTTCCATCCATCTCAGTATATTAGAGATATGTTATAATTGTCTTATTTTATACCTGATCtaatttttccataaaaatttcttctttcctatgcTTTTCCTTAGCTTCAAGGTTCCTTTGGCTTCAGGTGTAATTAAAGTGTTTTTATTGACTTAgttattttgtgttcttttccCTAAATGTATGTAACTAAAGACTGAAACATGAATTTTATGTTGATGCAGAATTCACTTACACAATCACTATAAAATGAAACTTGTCAACACTTATTTGGTCATcttcacattgttttctttctgagaaagaAGCAAACAGAACAAGATGAAAAAGGTGATGGAAACTGATTTGTACTTCAGAGAGAATGAGTACTTAATCTTAAGAATTAAGGCAGGAGATTTCATCTCActgtcaaaatatattttttttaattttagagcaGAGAGGACATTTccccttaatttttcatttctaaccctgtgatcaattttattttaagtagaCATTCAATAATGCTTCCAGTTTGCTTACACCACTGTATATATACACTGGACTCTGTCCTCAACCTGTTCCACAGTccacataagaaaaaaatcctttggaTACATATGGGGgctgatgcctataatctcagctacaagggaggtggagaccaggaagatcatggttcaaggccagcccaggcaaaattttagtgagacccccatctataCCATCCTATCCTGGAGGCATAGATAGATaggatcacagtcagaggctggcctgagcaaaaatggCCCCTAtgtgaaaaatcactaaagcaaaaaagggatggggtcatgcctcaagtggtagagtgcctgcctaccaaggttcataaccccagtgccaccaaaacaaaaaggcctTTGGGGATTAAGTTCAACAATTACTAGAATTTATCACTGAAAAACACATTTTGGAATATCATTTTTGAAACGACATTTAAGAATTATATTTCATACATAGGTATGAGAAAAATTCCCACTGAGAAGTAGTTATGCTTTGCTCCTTGTGAACACTAGAGCCTTGTGACACATCCTATCTTCATCAAATCTGGGCACCAGAATTCAGAGCTGGGTTATACTCAACAACATGGGACCACATCAACCTTCCTGTTAAGTGTCctggttttctccttttattatgttcttgttttcactttttcaaattctatttcattaatcttATTTCATAAGTCTTTTATAATAAGCAGTCTGAGGAGAAGCAGATAGCCTAAGTAAGGAGCTAAACCAACgtcattattcaaaaatattttttattcgtACTGCAATGGTGACATCATCTGAACTTTGGGATGCTAACTTTTCTCTTTCTAGCATTATACCCACTTTCCACTATCCCATCAATGAATTCTCtctaaattttctaatttcttaattTGCATCTTAGTTATGAgctctagaaaaaagaaaatactaacatACACATACATAGCACACTCTTTGTATACTTCAAATATAAAGATCActaagcaaaataaaacacacattttaggcatttttcactattaaaataatattttttaggtTCTAGGTTTAAAAATCCAACAAAGTATGTGTTCAAAagagatttttttgaaaaaaaaaacaggtattttCTTAAAAGTCTTTAGATTATCATTAAGTGATTAATTCTTTTTCTAATCTTAAAATCGCTTTGTTTTATTAATAGTCAAGTTACACTTTGTAGATAATAAACCACATGTCATTTATTCCTCCATCTTCCTTGGTAGCCTAGGCCAGCCTTTCTGAGATATCCATGCATCCCCAATTCCAGCCCAAAATTGGAGAAGCAATATTTTTCAAGTAAGTCCAAATTTATCCACATAAAAATATCCTCAATATGATTTTATGGCATTATTTAAGGTACTTCCATCTACATTCAGAAAATTGGGTTAATATGTGAATCAAATTCTGaacctaaaatatattttatatgcctTATCACTAACCTAtgatataaatatgaataaaatctgcaaaattgagatttaaaatgaatgtatttcaggctagaggcatggcttagcatacttgctcagcaagcatgaacccctgagttcaaacccagtacctcaaaaaaaaaaaaaagaatttaaaataaatgcattttcaaaCTTTATCTGAAATTTCACTCTGAGTAACTTTAGTCATAGTCCATAAAAATTTCATGTGAAGGGAATATAAAATGAtgtttcatctataaaatgatgtttcatctctaaaatgatgtttcatctataaaatacagGGGCTCATTCACATGTAGCATTTCATGTACATTTATATGGCTTAACTTTTGACTACCAAATTTATGAAGCATGCAATACAAAtctaaaatataacaaatttcACTTGGCATGCAAATCCTACCTTCAGTTTAACATTCTAGTGCCCCCTTACTACTTAAGGTGAGAAAAAAGATATTAGATACAAGGacaggaaaattaagaaaatatatgtcAAAATATTGAGTTCTGTTCCCAATTATTACATAATTTCTATTTCactttctttgaaaaatcaaaaaagaatgaGTATCAATGTACTAACTAATATATCTATAATCAATACATTTAATAAACATATAACCTTTGTAAAAAGAGAAATGTCTTcctaataaatagaataaaatgaatttatgaaCTTGTACAATATTCAAACATAAGTAAAAATCTAGTTTAAGTTAATTATTAAAACATGTTCAGgactgggcatgtggctcaagtggtagagagtctgaaactctgagttcaatctccagtattgcaaaaaacaaaaaaacgcaAGTTTGTggagtatgtatttattttggagtCTCTATAGATTTCTTTCTCTCGTTTTCCCTGTTGTCATTAAGTTTTGTTATACTATAAATATGGATGCAATTGTACCTACATAATAAGTAGCACATAGATAAAACTGAGTAAGAAATTTGAATAGGAAGttctgttaaaaatttttttgtttactaAATATGTTAGTTGTACTGGGAGGATTTGTTgcgatatttacatatatgcttacaatatgtcttaattagattcatcccttccatcattcttccaAATCTCCACTccccccccttcttagaacaatttcaacaggtttcattgttttcttgttctattttcacacacatatgcaaagtacatccaccatctTCTATTTGCTGTTTACCCTTTCCTGTCCCACAGATACCCACCCACAcagaactgttttaccttcctgtttttcagtttttcaggtgtatattgattgttcgagggagtttcaccttggtatttttcacatgtatatattgtactttattcAGATTACTTGCTCTTTCTCTATCATCCTGCTCCcttattattcagcagctttcagtgcatttcatatattatcttcatacatagatgcaatgtatttcaatattatttattctctATCATACTGCTTTCCTCACCTACCTCCTCATAGTCCACTCAGACAGACCCACGGTTataatcatgttttctctctctccatatgtgtgtgtatgtaggtgtctgtatataaaatttcatatgtatttatgtatacacttatcttataggtctagcttccacatatgagcgaAAACATGTGACCATTGTCCATCTGAGCCTAGCCTACTTTGCctaacatcatgatctccagttccatccatttacctacaaacaacataatttcattcttctttatggctaaataatactccattgtgtatatatgccacattttcttaatccatttatcagttgtagagcatcaaagtttggc
The sequence above is a segment of the Castor canadensis chromosome 7, mCasCan1.hap1v2, whole genome shotgun sequence genome. Coding sequences within it:
- the LOC141424804 gene encoding cytochrome c oxidase subunit 5A, mitochondrial codes for the protein MNTLVGYDLVPEPKIIDAALRACRRLNDFASAVRILEVVKDKAGPHKEIYPYVIQELRPTLNELGISTPEELGLDKV